The genomic window TCGGCGGGCTGCAGAATGGGTGGACGGGCATGGACATAGCCAGCCTGCGCAAAGGACTGCAGCAGGGCCTCCGCCGGTGCGGCGGACCCGGTCGCGATTGCGGCACTGGTCTGGCTCATTTTGATATCCATCGGGGTAAACGCGTGAATCGGGGCGTCCCTTAACACGGCCAAGCCTATGTTTCGACGACGATTCCGAAAGTGGCTTAATGAGAATTGCGGGCAATGCAACTCATGCGTGCATCACTGAGCCCCAGTCACCCAGTGCTGTCTGCACCAGGGCTAAAGCCGCCACGGCGGCAGTGTCCGCACGCAAAATGCGGGGACCAAGCGCAATGCGTACCAGGCGCGGCTGCTTCAAGAGCATCGTTCGCTCCTCTTCGGCAAAGCCGCCTTCCGGTCCAATGAGTACATCAATACCGCTCAAGGCTTCTTTGTGCGCATGGGAGAGGGCTGCCGCGGGATCGCCATCGGGGGCTTCCTCATCGCAAAACACCAGCAGGCGGCCGTCGCTCCGCTGGCTGAGGTACCGTTCGAGCGGTTCAGGCTCGCGAACCTCGGCGAGGCTGAGGATTCCGCATTGTTCCGCTGCTTCAATGACGTTTGCGCGCATCCGATCCGTATTCACACGCGTCGCCTGAGTGAAACGCGTGGTGACAGGGCACAGCGCCGAAGCGCCCATTTCCACGGCTTTCTGAACCATATAGTCGAGGCGTGCATGTTTTAGCGGTGCGAACACGTAGTGCAGATCTGGCAACCGATCCTGGGAACGCGTCTGGCTCACGATTTCCGCGCGATCGGGCCGCTTGCGTCCAGCCAGAGTCGCTTGCCATTCGCCATCGCGCCCGTTGAACACGCGCACGGTGTCGCCAGCGGCGAGACGCAGCACATTGCCAAGATAATTCGTTTGGTCGCGATCAAGTGGAATCCCCACACCAGCCGCCAACGGAGGCTCGACGAAGAGGCGCGGAGTGCGGGCATCGAATTTCGGCATTGAACTTTCCTAGTGGAGCGGATTTGACATTCGCTACCGGGCACGCAGCGGGTTCGTTCGGCGAATGTCAAATCCTAAGCTCCACTAGCAGCTTATATTTGCTAGTGGTTCTTTGATTCTAACATTTGCAAAGGTATCCGCTGAAACGGGATGCAAATGTTAGAATCGAACCACTAGTGTCCCGGTTCTAACGTTCGTACGACTTTGTAACACTCTCGTTTGCGAGCGTTAGAACCAGGAGGGACACTAGCAACTCCATGAAGCTAGTGCGCTTTATGGATTTGACGTTCGTACGGAGGACTGGCTGCAATGCTGATACGAACGTCAAATCCAGCGCACTAGAATGGGGACTTCTAGCCCAGTCGGCGCCGATTATCAGCAGTTTGCGGAACCAAATGCCGCGCTGCTGCCAAATTCCACGGGTTGTTAAGGAGTGGCGGGAATCGTAGAAAGTGTCTTTTAGGGACGCAGGAACCCGCCGGAGGAGAATCCGTGATCACTCATCGTCTGATCATATCGCTGGCTGCGGCCGCGTTCGTCGCGCATGCCGCCGAGGTCCGCGCGCAAGGCGCATTTCCTGCGCCGTTGCCGGGTCAGGCGGCCGCACCGGCGAGTTCATCGCCGTTTCCGCCCGTTAATGGAAGTTCTTCTCCGTTCCCACCGGTGAATGGCGCAACTGGCGCGCCTAGGGCGGCGGCTCCGCCTCCTTCGCCGAGTGCTTTCTCCACGGGTGCTCCACCGATTGGTGGTGGCGGATTTGGTGGTGCGCCGGCTGGACCGCCCCCCGGTGCTGAAGAGTGTCAGAATGGCTTCCTGCCCTTGCGCAAGGATGCTGAGGAGAAGGCTAAGCTGATTCAGGCGGCAGGCAAGCGCAAAGCGCCCCCGACCGAAGCGTGCAAACTGATCGGCAATTTCTCTCAGGCCGAAACTAAGATGATCAAGTTCGTGGAAACGCACGCGAAGAAGTGCGGTATTCCGCCGCAGGTCAGCGATCAGATGAAGAAGGGGCACGCCAATACCGAGAAACTGCTCACCAAGGTGTGCTCGGTTGCGGCCCAGATGCAGCAGGCGCCTGCAGGACCAAGTTTGAGCGAGGTGCTTGGGTCGGCTTCGCTGCCCGAAGCAAAGCCCAGCACCAAGCGCGGAGGCAGCACGTTCGATACCCTAAGTGGTAATGTGCTGGCGCGATGATCAGCGCAACATAACGGACCCGTCATGAGCAACGCGGCGACACCCGTCGCAGACGCTACGGCGAACTGGGTGGATACCCATGCGCCTTTATGGGCGCGGCCTTATCTCCGGCTTGCACGTTCCGATCGTCCCATCGGGTGGTGGCTGTTGTTGCTGCCGTGCTGGTGGTCCGCCGCACTCGCTGCTGGCATCGCGAAGGATCTTCACTCTTTGCCGATGGTGCTCGTCCTGTTTTTGGTCGGCGCGATCGTCATGCGCGGCGCGGGATGCACCTGGAATGACATCACGGACCGCAAGCTTGATGCCAGCGTGGAGCGCACCCGATCGCGTCCCATCCCCGCGGGGCAAGTAACAGTAACCCAAGCCGCCATTTTTCTCGTGGTTCAGGCGCTGATCGGCTTTCTGGTCCTTCTGCAATTCAACGTGTTTGCGATTATCACGGGGATCAGCTCGCTGCTCGTGGTTGCGATTTATCCTTTCATGAAGCGCATCACCTATTGGCCGCAGTTCGTGCTTGGCCTTGCGTTTTCGTGGGGCGCACTGATGGGTTTCGCCGTCATTCTCGAGCGCATCGATGTCACGGCCGTTGCGCTCTACATCGGTTCGATTTCGTGGGTGATCGCGTATGACACGATCTACGCTCACCAGGACACCGAGGACGATGTGCTGATCGGGATCAAGTCGACAGCCTTGTTGTTTGGCGAGCGGACGCAATTGGCGCTGACGATACTCTACAGCCTGGCGGTCTTCTTCATCGGCATAGCCTTGTGGCGAGGCGGATCGCATTGGCTGGCCTGGGCCGGTCTTGCCGCCTTTGCTGTGCATCTCGGCTGGCAGGTCCGCACCATCGACATCAACAACTCACCGCTCTGCCTGCGGCTGTTCAAGTCCAACAGGGATGCGGGGCTGCTGCTGTTTGGTGGACTGCTCGCTGACGCAGTGCTGCGAGCAGTCTAATAGATCTTAGTTGCGTGCGATGATTTCGCGTTCGCCGCGATGAACCGGTGCCTCTAGCTGCGCGCGGCCAGCCTTGCGGCGCGTCAGGAATTTTGGGCGGCGGCTTTTGATGACGTTATGGCGACGACGACGCGTCGCAGGTTCGCGAGCCACGTCGCTCTCCTCTTCGATCTGCGGAAGTGAAAACGTCTCGCTCCACATCTGCCAGCCACGCTCGATCTGATCTTCATCTGAGGTGACGAGCAGCGGCACTGACAATGACGGATCGCGATGAACCAGCACCAGTGCTTGCGCTTCGTCCGTTGTGCGACAGGCAATGCCGAGAAATTCGTTGATGCGAAGATTCACCGCCATGCGAATGCCACTGACAGCACGTCGCACCACGACACGTTCGCGGTTGATTTCGATATGCCTGATGCCGCCATCCGCGCGGCCATCGCGCGCTTCAAAGCTGACAGGCAAAGAATGGGGGTCGAGCTGCAAGCTGCAGCTCGACCCGGCGGGTTGCACCCCACCGACTCCGAATTGACGCCTCACGGTCTTATCTCCCACGCCGGAATTATGTTCCCGGTCGATGCGAGGAGATTGCCAGAGCCGCGTCGGAATTCGCTTAAGAAGGCTGGTTAATCGTCTCTCACCCGCATTCCTTCACTTCGCATGATTGACGACTCCTTGGCAGAGATGATTGACGAGACCTTTCCGAAGCGTTGAAATATCTTTTATTTCCTGTCTCGAAAGTGCTTGAAGTCCGCATAAAACAGGCACATCTGGTAATTTCTCCCATTTGCCTCCAAGCCCCGGGAATTTGTTCGTGAACTCTTCACCAAACGCATCATTGTCGTCTTCGCCGAAATCGTCGACATCGGATTTACTCGACCAGACCGCGTTGAGCGCGTTGGCGGAAAAGCTCGTGGAAGCAGCCAAGCGCGCGGGCGCGGATGCCGCAGATGCAGTTGCTGTGCGGGGCGTCTCCCAGGGCGTAGAAGTGCGCGACGGCAAAGTTGAGGAAAGCGAACGCTCGGAAGGCGACGATGTGGGGCTGCGCGTCTTCGTTGGAAAACGTCAAGCCGTTGTCTCGACCAGCGACATTCGCGGAGACAATGTTGCGCAACTCGCCGAACGCGCGGTGGCGATGGCGAAGGTCGCGCCTGACGATGAATATGTCGGACTTGCCGATCAGGTGCTGCTCGCAACACAGTTTCCGGATCTCGATTTGCTTGATCCGAAAGTGCCGTCCATTGATGAACTGGAACAGCGCGCCCAGGAAGTCGAAGCAGCCGCGCTCGCGGTCAAGGGCGTTTCAAAGTCCAGCGGTGCGTCTGCATCGGCCGGTATCGGCGGTATGGTGCTTGTCACCAGTACAGGCTTCCATGGCTCCTATCTGCGTTCAAGCCACAGCATTTCGATGACTGCGATTGCCGGCGACGGCACCGGCATGGAGCGCGATTACGATTTCTCGTCCGCGCTTCACGCTTCCGACCTGACATCCCCCGGCCGCGTTGGCCAGCTTGCCGGTGAGCGCGCGGTCGCGCGCCTTAATCCGCGCAAGGTCGCAACCTGCAAGGTTCCGGTTGTTTTTGATCCGCGGGTCTCTGGGTCGCTGGTCGGTCACGTTGTCGGCGCTGCGAATGGGGCCTCGATCGCCCGCAAGACGAGTTTTCTCAAGGACAGTTTGGGGAAACAGCTATTCGACAAGAGCATTCGTATTATCGATGATCCGCTGCGCGTGCGCGGATTGCGGTCACAAACGTTCGACGCGGAAGGCGTCGCCGTGAAGAAACTTGCGATTATCGATGATGGGGTTTTGACATCGTGGCTGCTCGATTCCGCGACAGCCCGTGAACTCGGCATGAAGACCACGGGCCATGCGCATCGCGGTGTTTCGTCACCGCCGTCGCCCGGCGCTTACAATTTGCATCTTGAAGCAGGTAAGCTGTCTCCGGCTGAACTGATGTCCGACATCAAGGAAGGTTTCTACGTGACGGACTTGATCGGATCCGGCGTCAACGGCGTGACGGGTGATTATAGCCGCGGCGCGGCTGGGTTCTGGATCGAGAATGGCCAACTGACTTATGCGGTCAGCGAAGTGACAATTGCTGGACACTTGTTCGAGATTTTCAAGTCGATGACGCCGGCCAATGACCTTGAATTCAAGTATGGCGTCAACGCGCCGACCGTGCGTATCGAGGGTCTGACGCTTGCCGGACGCTGAGCCAGAGGTTTCCGACAGAAGTCATCTGCCACGCGACGCCGCGCTCCTCGCAGATACCGTGCGAGAGGCAGGCGCTCTGGCCCTGCGTCTATTTCGGACCGAGCTGAGGACCTGGACGAAGGGAGCAACGTCGCCAGTGTCGGAAGCCGATATCGCGGTCAACGATCTGATCGAGGAACGTTTGCGATCCGCCACGCCGGATTATGGCTGGCTGTCCGAGGAAAGTGCCGACGACGCATCCCGGCTGGACAAATCCCTGACCTGGATCGTCGACCCGATCGATGGAACGCGGGCCTATCTGGCCCGGCAAAATGACTGGTCTGTCAGCGTGGCGCTGGTGGAAAACGGATCGCCACTTGTCGGAGCGGTCTTTGCGCCGGCTAGCGATGAGTTCTTTTTTGCGACCCGAGGCCGGGGTGCGATACTGAACGATGCCCGGATCTCAGCCTCGACAGGCGAAACCATCAATTTTCCAAAGATTGCGGGTCCCAAACCGCTGGTTGAGCGGTTACAGTCCATACCGCCTGGGGATTCGCTGCATCCGCGAATCGGTTCTCTGGCTTTGCGTCTTGTCCGGGTGGGGCAAGGCGCGCTAGATGCTGCTTTCGCGGCCGGTAACAGCCGAGACTGGGATCTTGCGGCGGCTGACTTAATCGTGCACGAAGCGGGCGGGGAAATGACCACACTGGCCGGAGAACGTCTGGTTTATAACAGCCGCGATGTTCGCCATGGGTTGCTGGTGGCGGCAGGGCATGAGCGCCACACGCATATAGTTGAGCACTTTCGGAAAAATCCGATCGAGTAAGGCTCACGTAGCGTTTTGGTGTTTCAATTCATGTTCCTATATTTGCTCTAGGAAGCGATCTATGTCCGACACTACGCCACAGCAATTGCTTCATCTCGTCATCGGAGGTGAGCTGCTCGATCTTGAACACGTCACTTTCAAGGATCTCGATAAGGTCGAGATTGTGGGTTTGTTTCCGAACTACGCGAGTGCCTATGCCGCCTGGAAGAGCAAGGCACAGCAGACTGTCGACAACGCCCATATGCGTTACTTCATCGTCCACATCCACCGGCTGCTTGATCCGGGTCAAGACACGAAGTCCGGGCATTGAAAAAAGCACTGCGAAATTTAGGTCGCGCGAGTTGGGTACAGCACCTCGCGGGATTCACTGCCGCTGAATTTTTGCGGCTGGTCTGGTGGACGAACCGGTTCACCTTGGATCCGCCTGAGATTTACAAGCATATCGAGCCCGATATGCCGGTGATCGTTGCGTTCTGGCACGGTCAGCACTTCATGATGCCGTTTCTCAAGCTCAAGGAGTACGAAGCGAAGGTTCTGATCTCGCGCCACCGCGACGGTGAAATCAACGCCATCGCGGCTGAAAGGCTCGGTGTCGGAACTGTCCGCGGCTCAGGCGATCACGGCACCTCGTTTCATCGTAAAGGCGGGGTGGTGGCGTTCAAAAGCATGCTGAAGGTCCTCGAAGACGGTATCAACATGGCGCTGACAGCCGACGTACCGAAGGTTTCGCGCAAGGCAGGCCTTGGGATCGTCATGCTTGCCCGTGAATCAGGACGGCCCATTTTGCCGGTGGCTATTGCGACCACCCGGTTCAAGCGCCTTAATAATTGGGATCGCTCTGTTATTCATCTCCCGTTCGGGCATGGTGTTATCGCTGCCGGCGATCTTGTCAGGGTACCGCTTGATGCGGACAGTACAGTGATGGAAGACCTTCGAGCGCAATTGGAGGCCAATCTGAACGAAGTGACGCGCCGCGCTTATGCACTCGTCGGCCGGCCTGAGGACGGACATGCCTAGCGGGCTGCCGGTCACGCTGCGCGCGTACCGGAGGCTGTCCGCGCTCGCGACGCCTTTGACAGGGACACTTGTCCAGCGTCGTCTCAAGCGGGGCAAAGAGGATCCCGAGCGCATCGGCGAGCGTCGGGGGATTGCAAGTGTTGCACGTCCACGGGGACCGCTGATCTGGATTCACGGTGCGAGCGTCGGTGAGGTTCTTGCGGTCGCCGAACTGGTAGAACGGCTACGGGCCCAAAATGTTCGCATCCTGCTGACCTCCGGCACGGTGACATCGGCTGCGATCGTTCAGCGGAGATTTTCTCCGGATGTCATCCATCAATATGTGCCGTTCGATACGCCCAAGTATGTTTCGTCCTTCCTTGATCACTGGCAGCCCGGTCTCGCGCTGTTCATCGAGTCTGATATCTGGCCCAATCTGATTTTATCGAGCGCCGAGCGGCGCGTTCCGATGGTGATTATCAATGCCCGGATGTCGCAGCGCTCTTTTCCGCGATGGCGCAGGTTTGCCGGCACCATCGGTACATTGCTCGATTGCTTCGATCTGTGTCTGGCACAATCCGATCTCGATGGAGAACGCTATGCGGCACTGGGCAGCCGTAACGTTGTGACGTCAGGCAATCTCAAGCTCGATGTGAAAGGACCACCGGCTGATGTCCCAAAGCTCGAGCAGCTTAAGGCCGCGACGCAGCGCCGATTGGTCTTCGTCGCAGCGTCCACGCATCCCGGCGAAGAGGAGATCATTCTCGACGCGCATCGGAGATTAGCCGGGCAAATCCAGTCGTTGTTGACGGTCATTGTTCCGCGTCATGCAAATCGCGGTGTCGCCATCGCGCGGATGCTGGCTGCCGCAGGCGCAAATGTCGCGCTGCGTTCGCAGGACGAATTGCCTTCGGCAAGGACCGACATCTATGTCGCGGATACCATGGGCGAGCTGGGACTGTTTTATCGTCTCGCGCCCGTGGTGTTCATGGGCGGATCCCTCGTCAGCCACGGCGGCCAAAATCCGATCGAGGCCATCAAGCTTGGCGCCGCCATTTTGCATGGACCGCATGTTTTCAATTTCACTGAGATCTACAACGCGCTGGATCAGGCGGGCGGAGCGGTTCGCGCAGATACGGACGAAGATTTCGTGAGATCGCTCGGCTCGCTTTTGGCAAACCCGATCTCCCGGCAATGGTCGGTGGCTGCGGCGGAGAAAGTGGTCGAGCGGCTGGGAGGTGCGCTGGACAAGACGCTGGCCGCGCTTGAGCCTTACCTGCTGCAAATGCGGATTGAAGGAGAAGTCGCCGATGCGTGAGCCGACCTTCTGGTATCGGCCGCCTTCGTGGATGTCGCGACTCCTGCTTCCGTTCGGCGCTATTTATGGCGCCATCACGGCGCGACGGATGGCGCGCAAAGGGGCCGTGGCCGGAATTCCGGCTTTCTGTATCGGCAACTATCACGTCGGCGGTGCCGGTAAGACGCCGACGACGCTCGCGCTCTCGAAAATCCTGCGTGAGATGGGCGAGCAACCGTTCGTGGTCAGTCGCGGCTACGGCGGAAGCCTGGAAGGTCCGGTTCGTGTCGACACGAGTGCACACACAGCGATAGACGTTGGCGACGAGCCGCTGATGATGGCATCACAAGTGCCGGTCGTCGTCTCGCGCGACCGAGCGGCAGGTGCGAAGCTTGCACGTGAGCAAGGAGCCAGCGTCATTTTGCTCGATGATGGATTCCAAAATCCGTCGCTTGCCAAGGATGCATCGTTGATTGTGGTCGACAGCGGGCGTGGGCTTGGGAACGGATGCGTGTTTCCTGCTGGGCCGCTGCGTGCGCCGCTCACCCCACAGATCGAGCGTACGGACGCGTTGATCGTTGTGGGCGAGGGGCATGCGGCCGATGGCGTTGCGCAGCACCTTCGCGCGCGGGGCAAGGCGGTGTTGCATGCGACCATCAGGCCCGATCCTGGCTCTGTCGCTGCGTTAAGCGGGAAACGCGTCCTGGCATTCGCCGGAATAGGCGATCCGGCACGGTTCTTTGCGACATTGCGCAAGAGCGGCGTGATCGTGGTCGAAGCAAGGTCGTTCAACGATCATCATCCGTATGCAATCAGCGACGTCGAACAGCTTGCCGCTGCTGCCCAAGCAAAATCATTGACCATGGTCACGACAGAAAAAGACATGACCCGTCTGCGCAGCAATGCCAACCTTACAACTCGCGCCCGGAATGTTATGGCGTTTGCGGTGTCGCTTGACTTTGACGATGGCGAAACGTTCCGGCGGTTTGTCGCGGAACGGCTTGCTCAAGCGCGCCGGAAATAATCGGCTTTGGGTCTTATCAGCTTTGGGTCTTAGCGATTGCAGGATAATGCCGCTGCAACACAGCGTTGGGCGTTGCGTACGCTTCCTGCCGGTCGACGCTCCAGTACTTCAGTTCGTCCAGGGAGATGTGTTCCCCGGTGACAGCGCAACGAACGTAAGATCCCGGTGAAAGCACCCGGAAATCTCCGTCGAGGTATTCTACTTTCGCTTCGCCGTGGCCTGAGGGGCCGAACTTGTTGAGCACGATGTTTGTCCTTGTGAGCCGGCCAATCTAGTCAATCTATTGACCGGGATATCTGTCAAAATATAGGTCCGCCGGCGTGCGGGTAAACCCTTTTTCGGGGCTCAGAACAGGTCGCCCTGGACCTTCTTGAAGCCGAAATCGGTGGTGCGCTTCGAGGTGGACTTGCTGGCAGGTTTCGGTTTTGCCGTAGTTCCTGCTTCATCGCCGTCGGCCGTCGCGCCGATGCGGCCATCAGCAAACTCGATGCTGAGGCGTTGACCGGAACTGACGTTTGCAGCCGCATGCAGTGGGTGCCCATTTTCATCGCGTACCAGCGCAAAGCCACGATCCAATACGCCCTTGTAAGAGAGGGCATTGAGCAATTGCGATACGTATCGCAAACGCGTTTCGCGCTGCTGAATATGGAGCCTGCTGCAGCGCTGCGCGCTCGTGGCAAGCCGTTGCACCTTCTCCTTCGCGCGGTCGATCTGGGAGCGCAGCGTCGTGACCGTGAGGCGGCCGGCCACAGCCGACAAGCGCCGGTCGTAAACATGGGCGTTGGCGCGCAGAGCACGAGGCAGCGCGGACGTCGCGCGATCGAGACGCTGGCGAGGAATATCCAGAAGCTCTGTCGCCTTCGGCAGCGCGCGTGAGGCCGCACGCAATTCGCTGCGGCGATGTTCCTGTCCGCGCTGCCAGCACAGCATCGCGCGTCGCGCAAGCGATGTAACCTCGATGAAGAGTTCAGCGCGCACCGGCACGGCCATTTCCGCGGCCGCCGTTGGCGTAGGAGCACGCTTGTCGGCGACGAAGTCGATCAGCGTCACGTCGGTCTCGTGGCCGACCGCAGAGATCAGCGGGATCATGCTGTCCGCGGCTGCGCGCACCACGATTTCCTCGTTGAAGGACCAGAGGTCTTCCAGCGAACCGCCGCCGCGCGCCACGATCAGAAGATCG from Nitrobacteraceae bacterium AZCC 1564 includes these protein-coding regions:
- a CDS encoding exodeoxyribonuclease VII large subunit (product_source=KO:K03601; cath_funfam=2.40.50.140; cog=COG1570; ko=KO:K03601; pfam=PF02601,PF13742; tigrfam=TIGR00237) yields the protein MTVRAVETLPNSPEFTVSELSSALKRTVEDAYGHVRVRGEISGFRGPHSSGHCYFALKDDSAKIEAVIWKGVHSRMRFKPQEGLEIIATGKLTTYPGSSKYQIVIEAIEPAGVGALMALMEERKKKLAAEGLFDESRKQLLPWLPEVIGVVTSPTGAVIRDILHRLEDRFPRRVLVWPVRVQGEGSAEQIASAINGFNALPEDGKIPRPDLLIVARGGGSLEDLWSFNEEIVVRAAADSMIPLISAVGHETDVTLIDFVADKRAPTPTAAAEMAVPVRAELFIEVTSLARRAMLCWQRGQEHRRSELRAASRALPKATELLDIPRQRLDRATSALPRALRANAHVYDRRLSAVAGRLTVTTLRSQIDRAKEKVQRLATSAQRCSRLHIQQRETRLRYVSQLLNALSYKGVLDRGFALVRDENGHPLHAAANVSSGQRLSIEFADGRIGATADGDEAGTTAKPKPASKSTSKRTTDFGFKKVQGDLF